From a region of the Streptomyces sp. NBC_01454 genome:
- a CDS encoding non-ribosomal peptide synthetase, with the protein MSISRIEALQGPAHQQQRAAWLAAMPSVEDAVHWADTVVTTETAAPGTRRRVTLGPESRRRVTAVSGGQALGDFVVLLSALVVAVQRTSLHDVVWLSTPLLHEVDSPYRHDDRVPLVFRPERRGSFKSLLEHVRHHVATAYTLQGFPVRELWAQADGPTDTGLVVAETRLHEAVPVDDSTELVIRIDGAEGSFEFEDRHGRFPVWFGDHVVGLVEKVLEHLDHTDVAVASLDLLDDDEILHQLDTLTATGVPAHTPDDSLATRFRAVAAAAPDATALLAGGRAMSYGELLARAEQFARHLRDELSLAEGEAVAVLVSRTEDTLVALWGCVLAGTAYVPIDPHAPTDRIAQIAEASKAKILAMHSSLLHRLTDLPTLAVCCLDLQFPAGTADSSPAEPTWPAPRGNDAAAVITTSGSGGTPRTIVLDHAGVVNVALDHVTELGLGPDDRYLAFMALSFDGALLDIVMTHLAGAALVLPDEQELADPRRLQDLMAGHAVTATTMTPSYLSALDPLRLTALRVLISAAEPANTADLLAYAARGVAVYNGYGPTEACVNTTLHRVDPQRDYRSVPLGRPRANMQVYVLDQDRNLLPRHVIGEIAISGRGVASGYIGDPEQSARRFVPHPFRPDGGVLHLTGDLGGWDENGELVFAGRRDQQVKIRGFRVEPTEIENALRTHDRVADAVVATDAERGVLVAFVRAPGGHGPEHGEVPAHELSEHLARKLPAYMVPSAVHLVDAFPTTEHGKVDRRALLDLHERRMAERPVSTPANPVESSLLEGWATVLGITAIDAEDDFFQLGGDSIRLIQAVQAAEQAGIALRTSDIIEHRTVRALARMVAARGDDTGPAAPAASEAVSLTDDETLQLPARCEDAYPLTHLQERMVEWSAEPDLRALHAYRCIAGWRLRDGDALDVDVLRRALRGLVERHRSLRTTVIRAAGSGRLLQCVLPADATPVDTVDTVESAPQDEADTALNSVVEADLAAPFDTDGAAPWTRFVIVVRSATEVDVVMSAHHALTDGWSGVQLRNELFEDYATLRAGGRPDTAAPTADSYREFVALERTLANDPRAQAFWADTLATLPDGPATPRRREFRRMGYTEVVVPPERVEAILAPARNEGLSPKARCLAAFLSALHRHDGASALTVGVVANGRSERLTDPLGTTGLFWNILPVSSRWDATAQPPSAATVQAGLEALEPYAGFPLAGRVADGEAVAAWFNFVHFHHARQAVDRLTLVEECVALGQLHHPVVLAVSLEPAPPDGAPQLVATLEHDLDRLDEASAERLMALWSEALSSPATDTPGYRAVPGNPEESRDTVQS; encoded by the coding sequence GTGAGCATCTCTCGTATCGAGGCCCTTCAGGGCCCGGCCCACCAGCAGCAGCGTGCCGCGTGGCTGGCGGCCATGCCGTCCGTCGAGGACGCCGTGCACTGGGCCGACACCGTCGTCACCACCGAGACGGCCGCCCCGGGGACGCGGCGCCGCGTCACTCTCGGGCCGGAGAGCCGTCGCCGGGTCACCGCGGTGAGCGGTGGTCAGGCGCTGGGCGACTTCGTCGTCCTGCTCTCCGCCCTCGTGGTCGCCGTCCAGCGCACGTCGCTGCACGACGTGGTCTGGCTGTCCACTCCCCTGCTGCACGAGGTCGACAGCCCCTACCGGCACGACGACCGGGTGCCGCTGGTCTTCCGCCCGGAGCGGCGGGGCAGCTTCAAGTCGCTGCTCGAGCACGTCCGGCACCACGTCGCCACGGCCTACACGCTCCAGGGCTTTCCCGTCCGCGAGCTGTGGGCGCAGGCGGACGGGCCGACGGACACCGGTCTGGTGGTCGCCGAGACCCGGCTGCACGAGGCCGTGCCGGTCGACGACAGCACCGAACTGGTCATCAGGATCGACGGGGCGGAGGGCAGCTTCGAGTTCGAGGACCGGCACGGCCGGTTCCCGGTCTGGTTCGGCGATCATGTCGTGGGACTCGTCGAAAAGGTGCTGGAACACCTCGACCACACCGATGTCGCGGTGGCGAGCCTGGACCTGCTCGACGACGACGAGATCCTCCACCAACTCGACACCCTCACCGCCACCGGCGTCCCCGCCCACACCCCGGACGACTCGCTGGCGACCCGGTTCCGGGCGGTGGCCGCCGCCGCGCCCGACGCCACCGCCCTCCTCGCGGGCGGCCGGGCCATGAGTTACGGCGAACTGCTCGCCCGCGCCGAGCAGTTCGCCCGTCATCTGCGCGACGAGCTGAGTCTGGCCGAAGGGGAAGCGGTGGCCGTCCTCGTCTCGCGCACGGAGGACACCCTCGTGGCGCTGTGGGGGTGCGTGCTCGCCGGGACCGCGTACGTCCCGATCGATCCGCACGCCCCGACCGACCGCATCGCGCAGATCGCCGAGGCCTCGAAGGCCAAGATCCTGGCGATGCACTCCAGTCTGCTGCACCGCCTCACCGATCTGCCCACGCTCGCGGTGTGCTGTCTGGACCTGCAGTTCCCCGCGGGCACGGCGGACAGTTCACCGGCCGAACCGACCTGGCCGGCGCCACGGGGCAACGACGCCGCCGCGGTGATCACCACCTCGGGCTCGGGTGGCACCCCCCGCACGATCGTCCTCGACCACGCCGGCGTGGTGAACGTCGCCCTCGACCATGTGACCGAACTCGGCCTCGGCCCGGACGACCGCTATCTCGCGTTCATGGCGCTCTCGTTCGACGGCGCGCTGCTCGACATCGTGATGACCCACCTCGCGGGTGCGGCGCTGGTCCTCCCCGACGAGCAGGAGCTCGCCGATCCGCGCCGCCTCCAGGACCTGATGGCCGGGCACGCCGTCACGGCGACCACCATGACCCCCTCCTACCTGAGCGCCCTCGATCCGCTGCGGCTGACCGCTCTGCGGGTGCTCATCTCGGCGGCGGAACCGGCCAACACGGCGGACCTGTTGGCGTACGCGGCCCGCGGCGTCGCGGTGTACAACGGCTACGGCCCGACCGAGGCGTGTGTGAACACGACGCTGCACCGGGTGGACCCGCAGCGCGACTACCGCAGTGTGCCGCTGGGCCGGCCGCGCGCGAACATGCAGGTCTACGTCCTGGACCAGGACCGGAATCTGCTCCCGCGCCATGTCATCGGCGAGATCGCGATCTCCGGGCGCGGCGTGGCGTCCGGGTACATCGGGGACCCCGAGCAGAGCGCCCGCCGCTTCGTCCCGCACCCGTTCCGCCCGGACGGCGGCGTGCTGCACCTCACCGGCGACCTCGGCGGCTGGGACGAGAACGGGGAACTGGTCTTCGCCGGCCGCCGGGACCAGCAGGTCAAGATCCGTGGGTTCCGGGTGGAGCCCACCGAGATCGAGAACGCGCTGCGCACGCACGACCGCGTGGCGGACGCCGTGGTGGCCACGGATGCCGAGCGCGGGGTTCTGGTGGCCTTCGTCCGCGCGCCGGGCGGCCACGGCCCGGAGCACGGCGAGGTGCCGGCGCACGAACTCTCCGAGCATCTCGCCCGGAAGCTCCCCGCCTATATGGTCCCGAGCGCCGTACACCTCGTCGACGCCTTCCCCACCACCGAGCACGGCAAGGTGGACCGTCGCGCCCTCCTGGACCTGCACGAGCGGCGGATGGCCGAGCGCCCGGTCAGCACGCCGGCGAACCCCGTCGAGTCGAGCCTGCTCGAAGGATGGGCGACCGTCCTGGGCATCACCGCGATCGACGCCGAGGACGACTTCTTCCAGCTCGGCGGCGACTCGATCCGGCTGATCCAGGCCGTGCAGGCCGCGGAGCAGGCGGGGATCGCCCTGCGCACCAGCGACATCATCGAGCACCGGACCGTGCGCGCGCTCGCCCGCATGGTGGCCGCACGCGGCGACGACACCGGGCCCGCGGCGCCGGCCGCGAGCGAAGCGGTGAGCCTCACCGACGACGAGACGCTGCAGCTGCCGGCGCGGTGCGAGGACGCCTACCCGCTGACGCACCTTCAGGAGCGCATGGTCGAGTGGTCCGCCGAACCGGACCTGCGGGCGCTGCACGCCTACCGCTGTATCGCGGGATGGCGGCTGCGCGACGGCGACGCTCTGGACGTCGATGTGCTGCGGCGCGCCCTGCGCGGCCTGGTCGAACGGCACCGGTCGCTGCGCACCACCGTGATCCGCGCGGCCGGTTCGGGACGTCTGCTGCAGTGTGTGCTCCCCGCGGACGCCACCCCCGTCGACACCGTGGACACCGTCGAATCGGCCCCGCAGGACGAGGCCGACACGGCGCTGAACTCCGTCGTCGAGGCGGACCTCGCCGCCCCGTTCGACACCGACGGCGCCGCACCGTGGACCCGCTTCGTCATCGTCGTGCGCTCCGCGACCGAGGTCGATGTCGTCATGTCCGCGCACCATGCGCTGACGGACGGGTGGAGCGGAGTCCAGCTGCGCAACGAACTCTTCGAGGACTACGCAACCCTCCGCGCCGGCGGCCGCCCCGACACCGCGGCGCCCACGGCGGACTCCTACCGGGAGTTCGTCGCGCTGGAGCGGACACTCGCGAACGACCCGCGGGCACAGGCCTTCTGGGCGGACACCCTCGCCACCCTCCCGGACGGCCCGGCCACCCCGCGACGCCGGGAGTTCCGGCGCATGGGCTACACGGAGGTCGTCGTGCCCCCCGAGCGGGTCGAGGCGATCCTCGCGCCCGCCCGCAACGAGGGCCTCTCGCCCAAGGCCCGCTGTCTCGCCGCTTTCCTCTCCGCGCTCCACCGTCACGACGGCGCCTCGGCGCTGACGGTCGGCGTCGTCGCCAACGGCCGGTCGGAGCGGCTCACCGACCCGCTCGGCACCACCGGGCTGTTCTGGAACATCCTGCCGGTCAGCTCCCGGTGGGACGCCACTGCGCAGCCACCCTCGGCGGCAACGGTGCAGGCCGGTCTCGAAGCGCTGGAGCCCTACGCGGGTTTCCCGCTGGCCGGACGGGTCGCGGACGGCGAGGCGGTCGCGGCGTGGTTCAACTTCGTGCACTTCCATCACGCCCGCCAGGCCGTCGACCGGCTGACCCTGGTCGAGGAGTGCGTCGCCCTCGGCCAACTCCACCACCCGGTGGTGCTCGCGGTGTCGCTCGAACCGGCGCCCCCCGACGGCGCACCCCAGCTCGTCGCCACCCTTGAGCACGACCTCGACCGGCTCGACGAGGCCTCGGCCGAACGGCTGATGGCCCTCTGGTCCGAGGCCCTGTCCTCGCCCGCCACCGACACCCCGGGCTACCGCGCCGTACCCGGCAATCCGGAGGAATCCCGTGACACTGTTCAGTCCTGA
- a CDS encoding DUF998 domain-containing protein gives MVQFFVIHWIAESAWARPYSWARNNISDLGNAHCALQSEPEPRYICSPEHGLMNVSFVALGVLLAVGAALTGGALWRRGRTAAVARLLLAGAGVGFVLAGLAPADVNENQHVLGAVFIMAAGNIGLVVAGFGLAVQVPARMRWGTSLLGVTAITAFGLLFSHHYLGLGMGGMERVAAFPLLFWALAVGARGLIPRAGRIQEAVPAERLSRAG, from the coding sequence GTGGTGCAGTTCTTCGTCATCCACTGGATTGCCGAGTCGGCTTGGGCCAGACCGTATAGCTGGGCACGGAACAACATCAGCGACTTAGGTAACGCTCACTGCGCTCTGCAGTCAGAGCCTGAGCCGCGCTATATCTGTTCCCCCGAGCACGGTCTGATGAATGTTTCGTTCGTCGCCCTGGGAGTGCTGCTCGCTGTCGGCGCCGCGCTGACCGGTGGTGCCCTGTGGCGGAGAGGCCGGACCGCTGCCGTGGCCCGTCTGCTGCTCGCCGGTGCCGGCGTGGGATTCGTGCTGGCCGGGCTGGCTCCTGCGGACGTCAACGAGAACCAGCATGTTCTGGGTGCCGTCTTCATCATGGCAGCGGGCAACATCGGTCTCGTCGTGGCGGGGTTCGGCCTGGCAGTACAAGTTCCGGCCCGCATGCGGTGGGGCACCAGCCTGCTGGGAGTCACAGCGATCACGGCTTTCGGGCTCCTTTTCTCCCACCACTACCTCGGTCTCGGGATGGGAGGTATGGAACGGGTCGCCGCTTTTCCTCTCCTGTTCTGGGCGCTTGCTGTCGGTGCTCGTGGCCTCATCCCTCGGGCAGGTCGTATCCAGGAGGCGGTGCCGGCAGAGCGTCTCAGCCGCGCTGGTTGA
- a CDS encoding NAD(P)/FAD-dependent oxidoreductase, protein MTLFSPERAETPDDTPWYDVVVCGGGLAGATFARHLRRKQPDASVLVIDGQTYPVPPAAHKVGESTVDIAGFYFSTVLGLAEYMADAHLPKLGLRYFFGRPGEPFADAPEIGLSALPGRSTYQIDRGVLENDLYEMNREAGIEIATGSTVREVDLGPEDTAHLVEYVDGDGVPRRARCRWVVDAMGRARYLQRKLGLQRPTEGRFNAAWFRVAGRLDVEDFVSEDDTDWHERVPGRRRRLSTVHLMGPGYWVWLIPLGSGNTSVGIVTSGELHDIDGMSTLAGAVEWLERHEPAVASALGPHEVLDFLAVRDYSYTSSQVFSADRWGCVGEAAAFADPFYSPGSNMIAFENSALIELIGEDAVDALRPERVEELSRFVLGQNDWLEYNIHSSYSYFGEPLIMTLSFLWDTLLSWTTATPQMYNGIFLDEEKAAAVRAATPGLYALTVQVKRLFKQWERKAGRGRSFRFIDYYKIPFLQEAYERNLVEGKSVAELVADHRHSMTVLEEVAQAIFLIAVEDTMPERRAHLDEHPWLNAWAIGLDPERWRADGLFKPTTPPRPLDRTYGILTALFDAPAPEPDTTPAALPIELRL, encoded by the coding sequence GTGACACTGTTCAGTCCTGAGCGCGCCGAGACCCCCGACGACACGCCCTGGTACGACGTCGTGGTCTGCGGTGGCGGACTCGCCGGCGCCACGTTCGCCCGCCATCTGCGCCGCAAGCAGCCCGACGCCTCGGTCCTGGTGATCGACGGGCAGACCTACCCGGTGCCGCCGGCGGCCCACAAGGTCGGCGAGTCGACGGTGGACATCGCGGGGTTCTACTTCTCCACCGTCCTCGGCCTCGCCGAGTACATGGCGGACGCACACCTGCCCAAGCTGGGCCTGCGCTACTTCTTCGGCCGGCCCGGCGAGCCGTTTGCGGACGCCCCCGAAATCGGGCTGTCGGCCCTGCCGGGGCGGAGCACGTACCAGATCGACCGCGGAGTCCTGGAAAACGACCTGTACGAGATGAACCGCGAGGCCGGCATCGAGATCGCCACCGGCAGCACGGTCCGCGAGGTCGACCTGGGCCCCGAGGACACCGCACACCTGGTGGAGTACGTCGACGGGGACGGGGTGCCCCGGCGCGCACGCTGCCGATGGGTGGTCGACGCCATGGGGCGGGCCCGGTACCTCCAGCGCAAACTGGGGCTGCAGAGGCCCACCGAGGGCCGGTTCAACGCCGCGTGGTTCCGCGTCGCGGGCCGTCTCGACGTCGAGGACTTCGTCTCCGAGGACGACACCGACTGGCACGAGCGGGTGCCGGGCCGCCGGCGCCGGCTCTCCACGGTCCATCTGATGGGCCCCGGATACTGGGTCTGGCTGATTCCGCTCGGCTCCGGCAATACGAGCGTCGGCATCGTGACGTCCGGCGAACTGCACGACATCGACGGCATGAGCACCCTGGCCGGTGCCGTCGAGTGGTTGGAGCGGCACGAGCCGGCGGTCGCGTCCGCGCTGGGCCCTCACGAGGTGCTCGACTTCCTCGCGGTCCGCGACTACAGCTACACCTCCAGCCAGGTCTTCTCGGCCGACCGCTGGGGTTGCGTGGGCGAGGCCGCGGCTTTCGCCGACCCGTTCTACTCGCCCGGCTCCAACATGATCGCCTTCGAGAACTCGGCCCTGATCGAGCTGATCGGCGAGGACGCCGTGGACGCGCTGCGTCCGGAGCGGGTCGAGGAGCTGAGTCGTTTCGTGCTCGGTCAGAACGACTGGCTCGAGTACAACATCCACAGCTCGTACTCGTACTTCGGCGAGCCACTGATCATGACGCTGTCGTTCCTCTGGGACACGCTGCTCTCCTGGACCACGGCGACCCCGCAGATGTACAACGGCATCTTCCTCGACGAGGAGAAGGCCGCCGCGGTCCGCGCCGCGACCCCGGGTCTGTACGCCCTCACGGTGCAGGTCAAGCGGCTGTTCAAGCAGTGGGAACGGAAAGCGGGACGGGGCCGGAGCTTCCGCTTCATCGACTACTACAAGATCCCGTTCCTCCAGGAGGCGTATGAACGCAACCTCGTGGAGGGCAAGTCGGTGGCCGAACTCGTGGCGGACCACCGCCACTCCATGACCGTGCTCGAGGAGGTGGCGCAGGCCATCTTCCTCATCGCCGTGGAGGACACGATGCCCGAGCGGCGGGCGCACCTCGACGAGCACCCGTGGCTCAACGCCTGGGCGATCGGCCTGGACCCCGAACGGTGGCGGGCCGACGGCCTGTTCAAGCCCACGACGCCACCGCGGCCCCTCGACCGGACGTACGGGATCCTCACGGCGCTGTTCGACGCCCCCGCACCGGAGCCCGATACGACACCGGCCGCGCTGCCGATAGAGCTGCGGCTCTAG
- a CDS encoding MFS transporter, with protein sequence MMPSTTQAPPRGGLRRNRDFHIFWAGETISLFGAEVSLLALPFTALVVLGADAADLGLLRFAEYLPFLALALPLGVLVDRRRRHPLLVLANSARALLVGAIPVLAALGWLTMPWLVVLATGIGTFTVLFDLCLPAYLPKFVASEDLLSANGRVSMSQAAAEVAGPGLFGLLIHVLSAPLCLALNAVSYLASVVSLVLVKRPEPAPTRVAATPWQDLRDGLGFLTRSRLMRAVTLAGSLYNLAWAIFQTAFLVHMNHILGFNVGIVLAVGAAGGLAGAACAPWLTRHLPVGLTYLAAATAISVPALLIPAVVGHRTSLALVDTALLVLMNGGLAVFSVLTATLRQTITPDRLMGRVVAGYRALVFGGISLGGLITAWLGTLAGPRTLLWTAGLLFLSAAAPILLSPVPRLRGFGTGDGLLSGTESSE encoded by the coding sequence ATGATGCCGTCGACGACGCAGGCCCCACCGCGAGGAGGGCTGCGACGCAACCGTGACTTCCACATCTTCTGGGCCGGCGAGACGATCTCACTGTTCGGCGCCGAGGTCAGTCTTCTCGCGCTGCCCTTCACCGCCCTCGTCGTACTCGGTGCCGACGCAGCCGACTTGGGCCTGTTGCGCTTCGCCGAATACCTTCCCTTCCTCGCCCTGGCTCTGCCCTTGGGAGTGCTCGTCGACCGGAGAAGGCGCCACCCCCTGCTGGTGCTCGCCAACTCCGCCCGTGCCCTGCTCGTCGGGGCGATCCCGGTGCTCGCGGCACTCGGGTGGCTGACCATGCCCTGGCTGGTGGTCCTCGCCACGGGCATCGGCACGTTCACCGTGCTGTTCGACCTGTGCCTCCCGGCCTACCTGCCGAAGTTCGTCGCCTCCGAGGACCTGCTGTCGGCCAACGGTCGCGTATCGATGAGCCAAGCGGCGGCGGAGGTCGCGGGGCCGGGCCTGTTCGGCTTGCTCATCCATGTGCTCTCCGCACCCCTCTGCCTGGCTCTCAACGCCGTTTCCTACCTCGCGTCCGTCGTTTCCCTGGTGCTCGTCAAGCGACCGGAGCCCGCCCCGACCCGAGTGGCCGCCACCCCCTGGCAGGACCTCCGCGACGGGCTGGGCTTCCTCACCCGTTCACGCCTGATGCGGGCGGTGACGCTCGCCGGGAGCCTCTACAACCTGGCGTGGGCCATCTTCCAGACCGCGTTCCTCGTCCACATGAACCACATTCTCGGATTCAACGTCGGCATCGTCCTCGCGGTGGGAGCGGCCGGTGGCCTGGCCGGAGCCGCGTGCGCCCCCTGGCTCACCCGGCACCTCCCCGTCGGCCTCACCTACCTCGCGGCCGCCACTGCCATCTCCGTCCCCGCCCTGCTCATCCCCGCCGTCGTGGGCCACCGGACCTCGCTCGCCCTCGTCGACACCGCCCTTCTGGTCCTCATGAACGGCGGCCTCGCGGTCTTCAGCGTCCTCACCGCGACCCTGCGGCAGACCATCACGCCCGACAGGCTCATGGGCCGAGTCGTGGCAGGCTACCGAGCCCTCGTATTCGGAGGCATCTCCCTCGGCGGCCTGATCACCGCCTGGCTCGGCACCCTCGCCGGCCCCCGCACCCTCCTCTGGACAGCCGGCCTGCTCTTCCTCTCCGCGGCAGCACCCATCCTCCTCTCGCCGGTACCGCGCCTCCGCGGATTCGGCACGGGAGATGGCCTCTTGAGCGGCACCGAGTCCTCCGAGTAG
- a CDS encoding carboxymuconolactone decarboxylase family protein → MDARLNYFAGPTAGKALKHLMSAGKTIKDSPLPAATQELVALRVSQINSCAVCIDMHTKEAAAAGEAPVRLNLVAAWREATVFTEAERAALELAEQGTRIADAAGGVSDEAWAAAAKHYDEEQLTALVILVCFMNMVNRANVITQQPAGDYEPGQLH, encoded by the coding sequence ATGGACGCCCGACTGAACTACTTCGCCGGCCCGACCGCCGGCAAGGCCCTCAAGCACCTCATGTCGGCGGGCAAGACGATCAAGGACTCGCCGCTGCCGGCCGCGACGCAGGAGCTGGTGGCGCTGCGCGTGAGCCAGATCAACAGCTGCGCCGTCTGCATCGACATGCACACCAAGGAGGCTGCCGCGGCCGGTGAGGCCCCGGTGCGGCTGAACCTGGTGGCGGCATGGCGGGAGGCCACAGTCTTCACCGAGGCCGAGCGTGCCGCACTGGAGCTGGCGGAGCAGGGGACCCGGATCGCGGATGCGGCCGGCGGCGTCAGCGACGAGGCGTGGGCGGCCGCCGCCAAGCACTACGACGAGGAGCAGCTCACCGCCTTGGTGATCCTGGTCTGCTTCATGAACATGGTGAACCGGGCGAACGTCATCACCCAGCAGCCGGCCGGCGACTACGAACCCGGGCAGCTTCACTGA
- a CDS encoding pyridoxal phosphate-dependent aminotransferase, translated as MISTCRPWHQLSLIERQARAAQHGGQPTWDLSEALLRGLPTSTGRVEFRAETYPDPQGERELRRRIAARENEKYGLSVTEDHIVVTHGATEALFLLAHTFLDPGDRVAVQAPSFLFYREILENLGAGLVPLNAEPDSARPARMRLLHSPSNPDGLVLAEGALSVHAAAARADGALLVLDQVYDELIVGGTRPREDQALLDTGHVVKVNSLSKSFGCPGLRIGWITTAPAVADLLTGVAERLRMGPSLAAQQAATGLLEQPVDGNLELLAERRAIALEALSTLDIFEAAAPPAGGLFLWLKLADPNAGAQQFCDRALAETGVRLMPGTGFWQGTDDRIRLSFGAVPEILDAAFDRLRRLTVASAGLTTACGGR; from the coding sequence ATGATTTCGACGTGTCGTCCGTGGCACCAGCTGTCCTTGATCGAGCGGCAGGCACGTGCGGCGCAGCACGGCGGACAGCCCACCTGGGATCTCTCGGAGGCCCTGTTGCGCGGTCTCCCGACGTCGACAGGCCGGGTCGAGTTCCGTGCCGAGACCTATCCCGATCCACAAGGAGAGCGGGAACTCCGACGCCGGATCGCGGCCCGGGAGAACGAGAAATACGGCCTGTCGGTGACCGAGGACCACATCGTGGTGACGCATGGCGCGACCGAGGCGCTGTTCCTGCTCGCGCACACCTTCTTGGACCCCGGTGACCGGGTCGCCGTACAGGCGCCGAGTTTCCTTTTCTACCGGGAGATCCTCGAAAACCTCGGGGCCGGGCTCGTCCCGCTGAACGCGGAGCCCGACAGCGCCCGTCCGGCACGGATGCGGTTGCTGCACAGCCCCTCGAATCCCGACGGTCTCGTCCTCGCCGAGGGCGCCCTGTCCGTGCATGCCGCGGCGGCCCGCGCCGACGGTGCGCTGCTCGTCCTGGACCAGGTGTACGACGAGCTGATCGTCGGGGGCACGCGTCCCCGCGAGGACCAGGCCCTGCTCGACACCGGCCACGTGGTCAAGGTGAACTCCCTGTCCAAATCCTTCGGTTGCCCTGGCCTCCGCATCGGCTGGATCACCACCGCCCCCGCAGTCGCCGACCTGCTCACCGGTGTGGCCGAGCGCCTGCGCATGGGCCCGTCACTGGCGGCTCAGCAGGCGGCGACAGGCCTGCTGGAACAGCCGGTGGACGGAAACCTGGAGTTGCTCGCCGAGCGCCGGGCCATCGCCCTGGAGGCACTTTCCACACTCGACATCTTCGAGGCGGCGGCACCCCCGGCGGGCGGCCTGTTCCTCTGGCTGAAGCTGGCCGATCCGAACGCCGGCGCCCAGCAGTTCTGCGACCGGGCACTGGCGGAGACCGGCGTGCGGCTGATGCCCGGCACCGGATTCTGGCAGGGAACCGACGATCGGATACGTCTGTCGTTCGGCGCGGTCCCTGAGATCCTTGACGCGGCCTTCGACCGGCTCCGCCGCCTGACGGTGGCCTCGGCCGGCCTCACAACAGCCTGTGGAGGCAGGTGA